A region of Bacteroidota bacterium DNA encodes the following proteins:
- a CDS encoding cytochrome c peroxidase: MRKYLSIVFILLVALNACHKETPITEVSLMPGDKYAPTPYTIHVPAYFPTQMNIPADNPITVEGVYLGRCLFYDGRFGGRTDADSLMSCSSCHVQESAFVCGLANPSFPGGMPHGITGIPTPHAMMTLCNVVFNSNGYLWNGLIDPLNPNPKKRRLEDLVWMGIYAPHEMHSDSNKSLQVIRSIPGYKPLFKAAFGSDTITFELMAKAISQFIRTLVSSDSKFDRYLQGSATLTSSELNGYVLFVTEQGADCFHCHGGSGNPLFTTNLYYNNAKDSAFSDTRDRYAVTGNAMDIGAYRAPSLRNVELLAPYMHDGRFTTLEQVIDFYSNGLVWSPSVSPLMHKLSDGGAQLTPAEKADLKAFLLTLTDQTFLTNPAFGPPPSLP, translated from the coding sequence ATGCGTAAATACCTCAGTATAGTTTTTATTCTTTTAGTGGCGCTTAACGCCTGCCATAAGGAAACGCCAATTACGGAGGTGAGCCTGATGCCCGGTGATAAGTATGCGCCGACACCTTACACAATCCATGTTCCGGCGTATTTCCCTACGCAGATGAATATTCCGGCTGATAATCCGATAACTGTAGAAGGCGTATATTTAGGTCGCTGTTTATTTTATGACGGTCGTTTTGGTGGGCGCACTGATGCCGATTCACTGATGAGTTGTTCAAGCTGTCATGTTCAGGAAAGCGCCTTTGTGTGCGGTTTGGCGAACCCTTCTTTTCCGGGTGGTATGCCGCATGGTATCACCGGAATTCCCACACCTCATGCCATGATGACCTTATGCAATGTGGTATTTAATTCAAACGGTTATTTGTGGAACGGACTGATTGATCCGCTGAATCCGAATCCTAAAAAGAGGCGCCTTGAAGATTTGGTGTGGATGGGAATTTATGCCCCGCATGAAATGCACAGCGATTCCAATAAATCATTGCAGGTAATCCGGAGTATTCCCGGATATAAACCATTGTTTAAAGCCGCTTTTGGGTCTGATACGATTACGTTTGAACTGATGGCAAAGGCCATTTCGCAATTCATCCGAACACTTGTTTCGAGTGATTCAAAATTTGACAGATATCTTCAGGGCAGTGCGACGCTCACCTCATCCGAATTGAATGGCTACGTTTTATTTGTTACCGAGCAAGGCGCCGATTGTTTTCATTGCCACGGAGGCAGCGGAAATCCTTTGTTTACCACAAACTTATATTATAATAATGCCAAGGATTCTGCGTTTAGCGATACCCGCGACCGATACGCTGTTACCGGGAATGCCATGGATATCGGAGCATACAGAGCGCCATCGTTGCGCAATGTTGAATTACTGGCACCCTACATGCACGATGGTCGTTTTACGACTCTTGAACAGGTTATTGATTTCTACAGTAATGGTCTGGTTTGGTCTCCTTCTGTGAGTCCGCTGATGCACAAATTATCTGATGGCGGTGCACAGCTGACTCCGGCTGAAAAGGCTGATCTGAAAGCATTTTTGCTGACGCTGACCGACCAGACATTTCTAACAAATCCGGCATTCGGTCCACCACCAAGTCTGCCATAA
- a CDS encoding DMT family transporter — protein sequence MNKNKLTAYTFLTMAMVFWGFSYIWLKTVYQYLPPVTTTFFRLIIATVFLVALSLIMGKLQKINKKDISLFILLALFEPFLYYMGESYGVSMVSPTVASIVISMIPLFLPFSMYFLAREPLSLNNFWGIAISFIGVLMVVLNNDFSFSASPLGLACLLSAVASVMGYSYFLVKLASRYNAFTIITVQNFLGIFFFLPAFFLIDFPALKIPDINSELILNLCALGVFASAMAFFLFTLGIQRIGVIKATIFTYIIPVITAVFSFLFLNEIFTAQKMLGIFVVIAGLFLSQVNPSKIFRRKQSV from the coding sequence ATGAATAAAAACAAACTCACAGCATACACATTTCTGACCATGGCAATGGTGTTCTGGGGGTTTTCATACATATGGCTGAAAACAGTGTACCAATATTTACCACCGGTTACGACAACTTTTTTCAGATTGATTATCGCCACTGTTTTTCTTGTCGCGCTGTCACTCATCATGGGCAAACTTCAAAAAATAAACAAGAAAGACATTTCACTTTTTATACTGCTGGCACTTTTTGAGCCATTTTTGTATTATATGGGCGAAAGCTACGGCGTTAGTATGGTGTCGCCCACAGTAGCATCCATTGTCATATCCATGATTCCGCTGTTTCTTCCATTCTCCATGTATTTCCTTGCAAGGGAGCCGCTTTCGCTGAATAATTTCTGGGGAATTGCGATTTCATTTATCGGCGTATTAATGGTGGTACTCAACAACGATTTCAGTTTCAGCGCGTCGCCATTAGGATTAGCCTGCCTGTTATCGGCAGTGGCAAGCGTGATGGGGTACAGCTATTTTCTGGTTAAGCTGGCTTCCAGATACAATGCTTTTACTATTATCACCGTACAAAACTTTTTAGGAATTTTCTTTTTTTTACCTGCATTTTTTTTGATTGATTTTCCTGCGTTGAAAATCCCTGATATTAATTCAGAGCTCATTCTAAACCTTTGTGCACTGGGTGTGTTTGCGTCGGCTATGGCGTTTTTCCTGTTTACTCTGGGCATACAGAGAATTGGAGTAATCAAGGCCACAATTTTCACTTACATTATTCCTGTCATCACCGCCGTTTTTTCTTTTCTGTTTCTGAATGAAATTTTTACGGCGCAAAAAATGCTGGGAATATTTGTAGTAATTGCCGGGCTATTTTTATCGCAGGTAAATCCCTCGAAAATATTCAGAAGAAAACAGTCTGTCTAA
- a CDS encoding NADH-quinone oxidoreductase subunit N — protein MVPADFISLLPLIILAVAPLFILLTIAVVRNHMVIYGFTLLGFIAAFLSIYFVLPLAPHEISGLFIIDRYSQLFLSIIILASLVITVLSYHYLKLHNGENEEFYVVLFVAALGAGILTISNHFASFFLGIELLSISAYILIAYLRSRDYSVEASIKYLLLASVSSAFMLFGMALIYAATGTMNFSGLAGNFLIPATVSPLLMLGLAMIIVSLGFKLALVPFHMWTPDVYQGAPVPVTAFIATVSKGAVMALIIRLFSMIGGAQNTIIIIVITVIAVLSMVIGNILAIKQRNLKRLLAYSSIAHLGYLAIILLIGTNTGIQAAAFYLISYFVTSLAAFAVISLLSACEHDMDDIENYKGLFWKKPWIAAIMTLALLSLAGIPLTAGFIAKFFVVLQGVHHGLWIVVFSLVINSAIGLYYYIKVIAKMFSPADNIALPVVPRIGYFMLSVLGLCILWLGLFPGWISDILARFAFLP, from the coding sequence ATGGTTCCAGCTGATTTTATAAGTTTACTTCCCTTAATTATACTTGCAGTAGCGCCGCTGTTTATTCTGCTCACCATTGCGGTAGTCAGAAATCACATGGTGATTTATGGCTTTACATTACTGGGATTTATTGCTGCGTTTCTTTCCATTTATTTTGTACTGCCGCTTGCGCCCCATGAGATATCGGGTTTATTCATCATTGACCGGTACAGCCAGCTATTTCTGTCAATTATTATTCTTGCAAGCCTCGTAATTACGGTGCTTTCCTACCACTACTTAAAACTTCACAATGGCGAGAACGAAGAGTTTTATGTGGTACTTTTCGTGGCGGCCCTTGGAGCAGGCATTCTCACAATATCCAACCATTTTGCATCATTTTTTCTGGGCATAGAACTACTCAGTATATCAGCTTACATCCTTATTGCCTATCTACGTTCACGTGATTATTCCGTTGAAGCAAGTATCAAGTATCTTCTCCTTGCCTCGGTTTCATCGGCGTTTATGCTGTTTGGGATGGCACTGATATACGCAGCTACCGGCACTATGAACTTTTCCGGTCTTGCCGGAAATTTCCTGATACCTGCCACCGTTTCGCCATTGCTCATGCTCGGACTGGCAATGATTATTGTAAGCCTTGGTTTTAAACTCGCGCTGGTGCCGTTTCACATGTGGACACCCGATGTTTATCAGGGTGCTCCGGTGCCCGTAACAGCATTTATTGCAACAGTTTCTAAAGGTGCAGTAATGGCACTTATAATTCGGCTTTTCTCCATGATTGGCGGTGCGCAAAATACAATTATCATCATTGTAATTACAGTCATCGCGGTACTTTCAATGGTAATTGGGAACATACTTGCAATCAAACAGCGCAATCTGAAGCGGCTCCTGGCCTATTCATCCATTGCGCATCTTGGCTATCTGGCAATCATTTTACTTATCGGAACCAACACCGGCATTCAGGCAGCAGCATTTTATCTTATCTCCTATTTCGTTACTTCATTAGCGGCTTTTGCAGTTATTTCATTGCTTTCAGCCTGCGAACATGATATGGATGACATAGAAAATTACAAAGGCCTGTTCTGGAAAAAACCGTGGATTGCAGCCATTATGACACTTGCATTGCTTTCGCTTGCGGGCATTCCGCTAACCGCAGGATTCATTGCAAAATTTTTCGTCGTGCTTCAGGGCGTACATCACGGCCTCTGGATTGTTGTATTCAGTCTTGTGATTAACAGCGCCATCGGTCTTTATTACTATATAAAAGTAATTGCAAAAATGTTCTCCCCTGCTGATAACATTGCTCTGCCTGTTGTTCCGCGTATCGGATATTTCATGCTGAGTGTTCTGGGACTTTGCATTCTGTGGTTAGGATTATTTCCGGGATGGATCAGTGATATACTTGCTCGCTTTGCCTTTCTGCCTTAA
- a CDS encoding NADH-quinone oxidoreductase subunit M has protein sequence MILLLLILILLVGGLFAWLSGLVNAALPRIVALLALFADAALLLYVYMNLPMPADGSFALDFCIPWITRYGISLHFALDGLSLAMLALTVMLGIVAVLASWKDSIKNPGFFHLNILSALAGIAGVFLSMDLFLFYFFWELMIIPVFFIIGIWGSENRTYAANKFFIFTQAGGLLMFVSILALYFIHGDITGIYTFNYIQLLGTEIPLHLSFMLMLGFLAGFFVKLPVIPFHSWLPDAYSEAPVAGSIILAGILSKTAAYGLLRFVVPLFPQASVAFGPFGMMLAVVSILYGAKLAFAQTDLKRLIAFSSISHMGFILLGVYAFNTMAFQGVLMQMIAHGISIAALFVIASQLQARLGTRDIDKMGGLRNRLPWLGSMGLVFALASLGMPGMGNFIAEFLILGGAFKTSILMSCLASLGLIAATLYSLRIVQKIFLGKEENTAVALQRVTLREKTITGALTIMIIFIGLYPRIILKTGKAALNKSLESVNLNSQNEFTTFFYGNIYNVKPAATNQEQPTESVVPESQKITTN, from the coding sequence ATGATACTTCTTCTCCTCATATTGATATTGCTGGTCGGCGGTTTGTTCGCTTGGCTTTCGGGCCTCGTGAATGCTGCACTTCCGCGAATTGTTGCACTGCTTGCACTTTTTGCCGATGCCGCATTACTTCTTTATGTATATATGAATCTGCCCATGCCGGCTGACGGCAGTTTTGCACTCGATTTCTGCATTCCCTGGATTACGCGTTACGGCATCAGCTTGCACTTTGCCCTCGACGGACTCAGCCTTGCGATGCTGGCACTCACGGTAATGCTTGGTATTGTAGCTGTTCTGGCATCATGGAAAGACAGCATTAAAAATCCGGGATTTTTTCATTTGAATATTCTGAGCGCGCTGGCAGGAATTGCAGGCGTTTTTCTGTCGATGGATCTTTTCCTCTTTTATTTTTTCTGGGAACTGATGATTATTCCCGTGTTCTTTATCATAGGCATCTGGGGCAGCGAAAACCGGACATACGCCGCAAACAAATTTTTCATCTTCACACAGGCAGGCGGACTTCTGATGTTCGTTTCCATTCTCGCACTTTACTTTATTCACGGTGATATCACCGGAATATACACCTTCAACTACATTCAGTTGCTGGGTACCGAAATACCTTTGCATCTTTCTTTTATGCTAATGCTGGGCTTTCTTGCGGGATTTTTCGTAAAACTTCCCGTAATTCCTTTTCATTCGTGGTTACCCGATGCTTATTCGGAAGCTCCTGTAGCAGGAAGCATTATTCTGGCCGGCATTCTCTCAAAAACTGCCGCCTATGGTTTATTGCGTTTTGTAGTTCCGCTGTTTCCTCAGGCATCCGTAGCATTCGGGCCTTTCGGAATGATGCTTGCCGTGGTCAGCATCCTTTACGGCGCCAAGCTTGCCTTTGCACAAACCGACCTGAAACGGCTGATTGCATTCAGCAGTATCAGCCATATGGGATTTATACTGCTGGGAGTTTATGCGTTTAACACGATGGCATTTCAGGGTGTGCTCATGCAAATGATTGCACACGGAATCAGCATTGCCGCCTTATTCGTAATTGCATCGCAACTGCAAGCACGTCTTGGCACTCGCGACATTGACAAAATGGGTGGACTCCGGAACCGCCTGCCCTGGCTTGGTTCCATGGGATTGGTGTTTGCACTGGCTTCATTGGGCATGCCCGGCATGGGAAATTTCATTGCTGAATTTCTGATACTGGGCGGTGCATTTAAAACCAGCATATTGATGAGCTGCCTTGCAAGTCTGGGCCTGATAGCCGCCACATTGTACTCGTTGCGAATTGTACAAAAAATATTTCTGGGTAAGGAAGAAAATACTGCAGTCGCGCTTCAGCGTGTCACCTTGCGAGAAAAAACCATCACCGGAGCGCTCACGATTATGATAATATTTATTGGATTGTATCCGCGCATTATACTAAAAACAGGGAAAGCCGCTCTCAACAAATCACTTGAATCCGTTAACCTGAATTCTCAAAATGAATTTACTACATTCTTTTACGGAAATATTTACAACGTGAAACCTGCAGCGACAAATCAAGAACAACCCACTGAGAGTGTAGTACCTGAGTCACAAAAAATAACAACAAATTAA
- the nuoL gene encoding NADH-quinone oxidoreductase subunit L, producing MKLLIALIPALPFLSFLILAFAGKQLGRRMSAILGSASVGLSALITIVVGINFMTAAPDGAIKVHLWEWLSSGGFTANIAFSLDALSLVFCFVITFVGALIHIYSIEFMAEDEGCSRFFAYMNLFVGSMLVLVLADNLLLMYLGWEGVGLCSYLLIGFWHKEPENGYAARKAFIITRIGDTAMLIGLFLLFINLGTLTIDELMQRASIQWAIGSPLAITAAALLLGGAVGKSAQLPLQTWLPDAMAGPSPVSALIHAATMVTAGVYLIARTHVLFSLAPVVQAIVAIIGALTLLIAGFSALAQHDLKRILAYSTISQIGYMFLALGLGAWNAAIFHFFTHAFFKALLFLAAGSVIVALNEEHDIFKMGGLRKKLKTVFITFIIGSASLAALPLVTAGFYSKDEILWLAWSSPNGNALLWLAGIVGAFLTSLYTFRMVFITFYGETKTEPTKIPGKLMMVPLIILAVLSVIAGFIELPGNFGVTRIFSNMMETTLPAIAESAHSNMEFIFQLIAAIVTIAGIWLAYRLYLKREVKPAHGGLLHNFFYSGWGFDKLYDFVFVRPIVSLSEIDKNDVIDSVYTGIVRLVVSLNKLFSRMQNGRLRWYMLVMAVGIVLLITIMVTL from the coding sequence ATGAAATTATTAATTGCCCTCATACCGGCCTTGCCGTTCCTCAGTTTCCTGATTCTTGCATTTGCAGGAAAACAGTTGGGAAGAAGAATGTCTGCCATACTGGGTTCCGCTTCAGTCGGACTCTCTGCGCTTATTACGATTGTTGTAGGAATAAATTTCATGACAGCCGCCCCCGATGGTGCAATTAAAGTTCATCTTTGGGAATGGCTTAGCAGCGGCGGTTTTACTGCAAATATTGCATTCAGCCTCGACGCTCTTTCTCTAGTTTTCTGCTTTGTAATCACATTTGTTGGTGCGCTCATCCATATTTATTCTATTGAATTCATGGCCGAAGATGAAGGCTGTTCAAGGTTTTTCGCATACATGAATCTTTTTGTCGGCTCAATGCTGGTGCTGGTTTTAGCCGATAATCTGTTGCTCATGTACCTCGGCTGGGAAGGCGTGGGACTTTGCAGTTATCTGCTCATCGGGTTCTGGCACAAAGAACCTGAAAACGGCTACGCCGCCCGCAAAGCATTTATTATAACACGCATAGGCGATACCGCAATGCTCATAGGACTGTTCCTGCTGTTCATCAATCTGGGCACGCTCACCATTGATGAGCTGATGCAGCGAGCAAGCATTCAATGGGCAATCGGCTCACCGCTCGCCATCACAGCCGCAGCCCTGCTTCTTGGCGGCGCAGTAGGAAAATCGGCACAACTTCCCTTGCAAACATGGCTGCCCGATGCAATGGCTGGTCCATCGCCGGTGAGCGCTCTGATTCATGCGGCCACCATGGTTACTGCAGGCGTGTACCTCATCGCACGTACTCATGTTTTATTTTCACTCGCTCCCGTAGTACAGGCAATTGTTGCAATCATAGGCGCGCTCACCCTGCTGATTGCGGGATTCAGCGCTCTTGCACAGCACGACCTTAAACGCATTCTCGCCTATTCAACCATTTCGCAAATCGGCTACATGTTTCTTGCTCTCGGGCTGGGTGCCTGGAATGCAGCCATATTTCACTTCTTCACGCATGCATTTTTCAAAGCGCTGCTATTCCTTGCTGCAGGCAGTGTTATTGTTGCATTGAATGAAGAACACGATATCTTTAAAATGGGCGGCCTGCGTAAAAAACTCAAAACGGTATTCATCACTTTTATCATTGGTTCAGCTTCGCTTGCTGCGCTGCCACTTGTCACTGCCGGGTTCTACAGTAAAGACGAAATATTATGGCTGGCATGGTCATCGCCCAATGGAAATGCATTGCTTTGGCTGGCCGGAATTGTCGGAGCATTCCTCACATCGCTTTATACTTTCAGGATGGTATTCATTACATTTTATGGCGAAACCAAAACAGAGCCGACCAAAATTCCCGGAAAACTCATGATGGTTCCGCTGATTATCCTTGCAGTATTATCGGTAATTGCAGGATTTATTGAACTGCCCGGCAACTTTGGAGTAACTCGAATTTTCAGCAATATGATGGAAACAACACTTCCTGCAATCGCTGAAAGCGCGCATTCAAATATGGAATTCATATTTCAGTTGATTGCAGCCATTGTTACCATTGCCGGTATCTGGCTTGCATACCGTTTATACTTAAAACGAGAAGTAAAACCTGCGCACGGAGGACTTCTCCACAACTTTTTTTACAGTGGATGGGGCTTTGACAAATTGTATGATTTCGTTTTTGTGCGCCCCATCGTAAGCCTTTCCGAAATAGATAAGAATGACGTAATCGATTCTGTTTATACAGGAATAGTACGCCTGGTAGTTTCGCTGAACAAATTGTTCAGCAGGATGCAAAATGGCCGTCTGCGCTGGTACATGCTTGTAATGGCTGTCGGCATCGTTTTATTAATAACCATTATGGTCACACTATGA
- the nuoK gene encoding NADH-quinone oxidoreductase subunit NuoK has product MVTISIETQLIFAAMLFLTGFVGLLVRKNIIFMLLSIEIMLNSAGLAFVIAGSKWAQADGQVMFIFILAVAAVEVSIGMALILQMYHHFKTLNIDEMKKLKEDTNQSVK; this is encoded by the coding sequence ATGGTCACTATATCAATAGAAACACAATTGATTTTTGCCGCTATGCTTTTCCTCACGGGATTCGTAGGATTGTTGGTGCGTAAAAATATTATTTTCATGCTGCTTTCGATAGAGATTATGCTTAACAGTGCCGGTCTTGCCTTTGTGATAGCAGGTTCAAAGTGGGCGCAGGCCGACGGTCAGGTGATGTTTATTTTTATCCTTGCTGTAGCTGCCGTTGAAGTTTCTATAGGAATGGCGCTCATCCTGCAGATGTATCATCATTTCAAGACGTTGAATATTGATGAAATGAAAAAATTAAAAGAAGACACAAACCAATCCGTTAAATGA
- the nuoJ gene encoding NADH-quinone oxidoreductase subunit J → MNTIFYIAGAMALLTAITAITRKNAIHSLLYMILSLLSVSIIFYILGAPFMAALEIIIYAGAIMVLFIFVIMMLNVALEIKLEEKWQPLKLWLFPFLIAAALLVLFIIAFDTMKHERGSGVIIGPEQVGYTLFKTYLLGVEISGILLMLGIIGAYHLGRQRKNSLHRFLQNEKNN, encoded by the coding sequence ATGAACACAATATTTTACATAGCCGGAGCAATGGCACTCTTGACCGCAATCACGGCAATCACGCGAAAAAACGCGATACATTCCTTATTGTATATGATATTGTCGCTGCTGTCAGTTTCTATTATTTTCTACATTCTGGGTGCGCCGTTCATGGCGGCACTCGAGATTATCATCTATGCCGGAGCCATTATGGTACTGTTTATTTTTGTGATTATGATGCTCAATGTAGCTCTTGAAATTAAGCTGGAAGAAAAATGGCAGCCACTCAAACTCTGGTTATTCCCGTTTCTCATTGCAGCCGCATTATTGGTGCTATTTATCATAGCTTTTGACACTATGAAACACGAACGTGGAAGCGGCGTTATCATTGGGCCTGAACAAGTCGGCTACACATTATTCAAAACATATTTGCTGGGAGTGGAGATATCAGGAATATTGCTGATGTTGGGAATTATCGGTGCCTATCATCTCGGCAGGCAGCGGAAAAATTCGCTGCATCGTTTTTTACAAAATGAGAAAAATAATTAG
- the nuoI gene encoding NADH-quinone oxidoreductase subunit NuoI, whose amino-acid sequence MLFNNKVRMFSILRSIWLTFLHTFKKRVTVQYPEEKPYLPPRYRGRIVLTRDDAGNERCVACNLCAAACPVDCISLQAAEDEKGRRYPEFFRINFSRCIFCGFCEEACPTYAIQLTPDFELGEYNRQNMVYEKEHLLISGPGKYPGYNFYEETGIEMGLKPKGTGNSEEKPIDAWGLMP is encoded by the coding sequence ATATTATTTAATAATAAAGTACGGATGTTTTCTATTTTAAGAAGTATATGGCTCACCTTTCTTCACACCTTTAAAAAAAGGGTAACGGTTCAGTACCCCGAAGAAAAGCCTTATCTGCCGCCGCGTTACCGTGGTCGTATCGTACTTACGCGCGACGATGCGGGAAACGAACGCTGCGTTGCATGCAATCTTTGTGCAGCAGCCTGTCCGGTTGATTGCATTTCTTTACAAGCTGCCGAAGATGAAAAAGGCAGGCGGTATCCTGAATTTTTCAGAATTAACTTCTCGCGCTGCATCTTCTGCGGATTTTGCGAAGAGGCCTGCCCAACCTATGCGATTCAGCTCACACCCGATTTTGAACTGGGAGAATACAACCGTCAGAATATGGTTTACGAAAAAGAGCATTTACTGATATCAGGACCGGGAAAATATCCGGGATACAATTTTTATGAAGAAACAGGGATAGAAATGGGATTAAAACCCAAGGGAACGGGCAATAGTGAAGAAAAGCCCATTGATGCCTGGGGATTGATGCCATAA
- the nuoH gene encoding NADH-quinone oxidoreductase subunit NuoH has protein sequence MKYLLIIAAVLLIVLTIAAGLIWVERRLLALWQDRYGPNRVGPAGLMQVLADVIKIFFKEDWIPPFADKAVFVIAPGILIISILLTFAIIPFGPNFYILDSNIGLLFFLGNSSLGVYSLVLGGWASNNKYSLLGAMRGSAQMLTYEVFMGLSLMGVVMMADSFNLRMIVEAQRGCWFVVPQFIGFVIFFIAGLAETHRTPFDIPEADGELIAGYHSEYSGMKFGMFFVGEYMGVTLISTLIVTLFFGGYLGPAFLPPVFWFFLKTAFFICLFILIRASLPRPRYDQLMSVGWKLLLPLALLNILVTGAVLLFWK, from the coding sequence ATGAAATATCTTTTAATAATAGCAGCTGTTTTACTCATTGTGCTCACCATAGCAGCAGGTCTGATTTGGGTTGAACGCCGCCTTCTTGCACTCTGGCAGGATCGCTACGGTCCGAACCGTGTTGGCCCGGCAGGTTTGATGCAGGTATTGGCCGACGTTATTAAAATCTTCTTCAAAGAAGACTGGATTCCGCCTTTTGCCGATAAAGCAGTGTTTGTGATAGCACCGGGAATTCTTATCATCAGCATTCTGCTTACCTTCGCTATCATTCCGTTTGGACCCAATTTTTACATCCTCGATTCCAACATCGGATTGCTGTTCTTTTTAGGTAATTCCTCATTGGGAGTATACAGCCTTGTGCTTGGTGGCTGGGCATCCAATAATAAATATTCATTGCTTGGCGCGATGCGCGGATCGGCACAAATGCTGACCTATGAGGTTTTTATGGGACTTTCGCTGATGGGCGTTGTGATGATGGCCGACAGTTTCAACCTCCGCATGATTGTTGAAGCGCAGCGCGGCTGCTGGTTTGTGGTGCCGCAATTTATTGGATTTGTAATATTTTTTATTGCCGGTCTGGCCGAAACACACCGCACGCCTTTTGATATTCCGGAAGCCGACGGCGAACTGATTGCAGGCTATCACAGCGAATATTCAGGCATGAAATTCGGAATGTTCTTTGTGGGTGAATACATGGGCGTAACGCTCATCTCCACACTCATTGTAACACTGTTCTTCGGTGGTTATCTGGGGCCGGCATTCCTGCCACCGGTATTCTGGTTCTTTTTGAAAACGGCATTTTTCATTTGCCTGTTCATTCTGATAAGAGCCTCACTGCCGCGTCCGCGTTATGACCAGCTGATGTCTGTCGGATGGAAATTGTTATTGCCGCTTGCATTGTTGAACATTTTAGTCACGGGTGCTGTATTGCTATTTTGGAAATAA